TCCACAGGTCGAAGCCAAACTGCCAGTAGAGAAACCCATTGACAGACCTTCAGGACCAAGAAATGTTGCACCTGCAGCTCCTTCAGTTCGTCGACTCGCGCGTGAGATTGGCATCGATATTAATCAAGTAGCAGGGTCCGGACCATCAGGACGAATTTCTGCTGACGATATAAAGAATCATTCCAAGAAATTGTTGCAAGGCGGTTCACCATTGGCGTCTGTTCAGGTTGAAATTTTACCTGATTTTTCCAAATGGGGCGAAATCGAACGAAAACCGATGAGCAACGTTCGCAGGAAGACGGCTCACCACTTAAGTTATGCCTGGGCGACCATACCCCATGTTACCCAATATGACAAGGCAGACATCACCAATGTTGAAAAATTCAGAAAAGAGTTTGGCAAGAAAGTTGAGCAAGCTGGTGCAAAATTAACAACGACTGCAATCCTGATAAAAATTGTTGCTTCTGCATTAAAGCTTTATCAACAATTTAATGCCAGTGTCGATATGGCGAACAATGAAATTATTTACAAAAACTACCTTCATATTGGAGTGGCGGTAGACACTGAGAGGGGATTATTGGTACCGGTAATCCGGAATGTCGATCAGAAAAATATTATAGAAATCTCAATTGAACTAGCAGAGTTAGCGGCAAAAGCCAGGGATAAAAAAATATCACTTGAAGAAATGCAAGGTGCATCCTTTACTATTTCTAACCTTGGTGGATTGGGAGGCACTTATTTCTCCCCTGTTATCAATTCTCCGGAAGTTGCTATTCTCGGCGTCTCACGTGGTAAAATGGAGCCGGTTTACATTGATGGAGAATTTATTCCAAGGTTGATGCTGCCACTCTCATTATCTTACGATCACCGCGTCATAGATGGCGCTGAGGCAGTAAGATTTTTAAGATGGACCGTTGGCGCTCTTGAGCAGCCGTTCCTGATTTCTCTGGAGGGCTAAAATACATTCCTCTCTTCCTTATGTTTTTCACTATAAATCACTATTTAATATTCTTGGAGATGAAGAATGACTGACAACGCTAATTCCATTCAATTGGTCATTATTGGCGCTGGACCTGGTGGTTATGCCGCGGCATATTTAGCTGCTGATTTAGGTATGAAGGTTACTCTTATAGATAAAGAAGCCAACCCTGGTGGGGTTTGCTTATACGTCGGATGTATTCCATCGAAAGCACTGCTGCAC
This window of the candidate division KSB1 bacterium genome carries:
- a CDS encoding 2-oxo acid dehydrogenase subunit E2; protein product: MSSEVRLPELGENIEAGDIIQVLVSVGDTIDLEQPIIELETDKAVVEVPSPVSGKVTKIHVKAGESLKVGAVVLLVDVNSGDTIAGKQEAVEDAPTKEEAKDVIESEPHEPDKPVEQSSSAEIKPEAAEVPQVEAKLPVEKPIDRPSGPRNVAPAAPSVRRLAREIGIDINQVAGSGPSGRISADDIKNHSKKLLQGGSPLASVQVEILPDFSKWGEIERKPMSNVRRKTAHHLSYAWATIPHVTQYDKADITNVEKFRKEFGKKVEQAGAKLTTTAILIKIVASALKLYQQFNASVDMANNEIIYKNYLHIGVAVDTERGLLVPVIRNVDQKNIIEISIELAELAAKARDKKISLEEMQGASFTISNLGGLGGTYFSPVINSPEVAILGVSRGKMEPVYIDGEFIPRLMLPLSLSYDHRVIDGAEAVRFLRWTVGALEQPFLISLEG